One window from the genome of Diabrotica virgifera virgifera chromosome 6, PGI_DIABVI_V3a encodes:
- the LOC126887233 gene encoding probable maleylacetoacetate isomerase 2, with protein MSSVLIKPILYSYWRSSCAWRVRIALNLKEIPYDIKPVSLIKAGGEQHSNDYRDVNPMEQVPALHIDGTTLIESLNIMHYLEETRPHRPLMPNDCIKRAKVREICEVIASGIQPLQNLTVLIHVGEEKKDEWAKHWIKRGFKAVEKLLAASAGKYCVGDEITLADCCLIPQVFNARRFHVDLRPYPTILRIDRELEAHPAIRAAHPSNQPDCPPEAIK; from the exons cCTATTCTGTATTCCTATTGGAGAAGTTCCTGTGCGTGGAGAGTTCGAATag CACTGAACTTAAAAGAAATCCCCTATGATATCAAACCAGTTTCATTGATAAAAGCTGGAGGGGAACAACATTCAAACGACTATCGAGATGTCAATCCCATGGAACAGGTTCCAGCTTTGCACATAGACGGAACCACCCTTATAGAATCTTTAAATATTATGCATTATCTGGAAGAAACCAGACCTCATAGGCCGTTAATGCCCAATGACTGTATTAAAAGAGCAAAA GTAAGAGAAATATGCGAAGTAATAGCATCTGGTATCCAGCCATTACAAAATCTTACAGTTCTAATCCACGTCGGCGAAGAAAAGAAAGATGAATGGGCGAAACATTGGATTAAACGCGGTTTCAAAGCCGTCGAAAAACTCTTAGCTGCTAGTGCTGGGAAATATTGTGTCGGGGATGAAATAACTCTAGCTGATTGTTGTCTTATTCCTCAAGTTTTTAATGCAAGGAGGTTCCACGTAGACTTAAGACCTTATCCAACTATTTTAAGAATTGATAGAGAGCTAGAAGCTCACCCAGCTATCCGAGCAGCACATCCAAGCAATCAACCTGATTGTCCACCAGAGGCTATCAAATAA